From one Myxococcales bacterium genomic stretch:
- a CDS encoding dTMP kinase, giving the protein MFITFEGIEGCGKTTQIRLLNEELRSMGFSTVLTREPGGTPISEKIRAILLDPASSKISPKTELLLYAAGRNQHICEVISPALASDKIVLCDRYADATKAYQGAAREIAPEIIESIHRIATDGLMPDLTILLDCDAEVGLSRAIKRNSEESISGSSDRFEREKVEFHQRVREGYLKISASEPGRVKVFDATEAPSVIHSQILSEVKRKIGNTG; this is encoded by the coding sequence ATCTTCATAACTTTTGAAGGGATAGAGGGATGCGGCAAAACCACGCAGATAAGGCTGCTCAATGAAGAACTGCGTAGCATGGGGTTTTCTACCGTTCTGACGCGAGAGCCCGGCGGAACACCGATATCCGAAAAAATAAGGGCGATATTGCTAGATCCTGCAAGCTCGAAAATATCCCCAAAAACAGAGCTGCTCCTCTACGCCGCAGGAAGAAACCAGCATATATGCGAAGTGATCTCACCCGCGCTAGCATCGGACAAGATAGTCCTCTGCGACCGCTACGCCGATGCAACGAAGGCTTATCAGGGAGCTGCCAGAGAGATCGCCCCTGAGATAATAGAATCGATTCACAGAATCGCCACCGACGGGCTGATGCCTGATTTGACCATACTCCTCGACTGCGATGCTGAGGTCGGACTTTCACGCGCCATAAAGAGGAACTCCGAAGAATCGATCTCTGGGAGCAGCGACCGTTTCGAACGCGAGAAAGTGGAATTTCACCAACGCGTCCGCGAAGGATATCTGAAGATATCGGCATCCGAACCGGGCAGGGTAAAAGTATTTGACGCGACCGAAGCGCCGTCCGTCATCCACTCGCAGATATTGTCCGAGGTCAAAAGAAAGATCGGAAATACAGGATGA